In Aerosakkonema funiforme FACHB-1375, the genomic stretch GCCGCCCAACAAAGTAAGGTTGGCTAAACCTGAACTAAACGCCTGTGGACAAGTTGCGTGCCGACACCCTTGGTAGAAACAGGAAGTAGACAGCGTTGTCCAATTATGTCCGGCAATGTATAAGTTCTACGTAGCAGTATCGTTATGTCTGCAATTGCAGTTCCTAAAAAAACAAACAGCAAAATCAATATTCTGATCGTGGATGACCAGCCGGACAATTTGCGAATCTTGTCTAGCATTTTGCGGGATGAAATGTACAAGGTGAGACAAGCTATCAGTGGAGAAGTCGCCTTGGCTGCGATTCAGGCCAATACTCCCGATCTGATCTTGCTGGATATCCGGATGCCACAAATGGATGGCTATCAGGTTTGTTCGATTCTGAAAGCCAATCCCGCCACTCGCGATATCCCCGTGATTTTCTTGAGTGCGTTGAATGATGCCAGCGATAAGGTCAAAGCCTTTGCCGCTGGTGCAGCAGATTATATTACCAAACCCTTTCAAACCGAGGAAGTACTGGTTCGGATCGGACATCAACTCACGATTCGGCAGCAGCAGCAGCAATTATTAGAGCAGAATCAACAGCTACAGCAAACCGGAGCAATGCTGCAATTTCAGGCCGAACAAGAACGGTTAATGGGCACAATTATTCAACGAATTCGGCAATCTCTCGATAAAGAAGTTGTTTTCAGTACAACGGTTTCTGCCATTCAACAGTTGCTGCGAGCCGAGCGCGTTTTAATTTATCAATTGTTTGAGAATCACACGGGAAAAGTGGTTGACGAAGCAGTTGTATCCGGGTTCCCAGCTATTTTGGGAATGGATTTTCCACAAGAAGTATTTCCCTCCACTTATCACGAACTTTACAAACACGGCAGGATTTGTATCATTAATGATATCTATGCCAAAAATGCTGATATTACCCCTTGTTTAGTTAAATTTGTCGAACAATGGGCAGTTCGAGCCAAGTTAGTTGTACCGATTCTGGCTAATGAAAACCTCTGGGGATTGCTGATTATTCACCATTGCTCTGCCCCCAGAGTATGGCTGCGTTCGGAAGTGAGTTTGCTTTCCCAACTGGCAGGGCAGATTGCGATCGGTATTCAACAGGCAGAACTATATCAGGAAATCCAAAATTTTAACAGCACTTTGGAACGGCAAGTGCATATTCGTACTTTACAATTACAGCAATCCCTCGCCTTTGAAGCTACTCTCAAACGCATTTCCGATAAAGTACGCGACTCGTTAGATTCCCATCAAATTCTGCAAATTGCAGTCAAAGAATTAGCCACCGCGATCGAAGCAAAAGCTTGCGATGCTGCCCTCTACAGTCCAGATCGCCTCACCTCGACAATTCACTATCAGTATGTGCAACCTGGGCTACCCGCGACTCAAGGACAACAAATCCAGCTCGAACATGCACCTGAGATATACGCTCAATTGCAGCAGGGATATTGTTTTGCGTTTTGTCAGATGCAAGTTAGCCCCATTCCCTATCATTCAGCAATTTTCGTCTGTCCGATAGTTGATGGGCAATTGCAACAAGCTGGAATTATTGGCCATCTTTGGGTATTCAAAGCGATCGGTTCTAGCTTTAGCGAGATGGAAATTAATTTGGTGCAACAAGTTGCTAACCAGTGTGCGATCGCTCTCCGTCAAGCTCAATTGTATGAAGCTGCTCAAGCTCAGGTCAAGGAACTCCAACGACTCAATCAACTCAAAGACGATTTTCTCAACACTATCTCCCACGAACTGCGTACCCCAATCTCTAGTATCCAAATGGTCACTAACTTATTGATAACGCTAACTAATCAGGAGGAAACTTTCGTTCGGGAAATTTGTGATTTTAAAGAACAAAATAACAAAGCGATCCATTATCTCAAGGTTTTGCAGGAAGAATCTGAGCGGGAACTAAACTTAATCGAAGATCTGCTCAGTCTTCAGCACATCGAAGCGGGTGTTTACGCCAGTCAACCTACTCCGATCGATTTGCGAGACTGGTTGCCTCATGCGATCGAAAGTTTTGAAATTAGAGCCCGAAACCAACAGCAAACACTACAAGTTGAAATCGCTCCCGATTTTCCTATCCTGACTGTTGACTTGCATAGCTTCAGCCGGATCGTCACCGAACTACTCAATAATGCCTGCAAATATACCCCCCCCCGTGAGACGATCTCTATTTATGCTTATACAAAAACCGACCATTTCTATTTAAATATCGTGAATACGGGTGTCGAAATTG encodes the following:
- a CDS encoding response regulator, which produces MSAIAVPKKTNSKINILIVDDQPDNLRILSSILRDEMYKVRQAISGEVALAAIQANTPDLILLDIRMPQMDGYQVCSILKANPATRDIPVIFLSALNDASDKVKAFAAGAADYITKPFQTEEVLVRIGHQLTIRQQQQQLLEQNQQLQQTGAMLQFQAEQERLMGTIIQRIRQSLDKEVVFSTTVSAIQQLLRAERVLIYQLFENHTGKVVDEAVVSGFPAILGMDFPQEVFPSTYHELYKHGRICIINDIYAKNADITPCLVKFVEQWAVRAKLVVPILANENLWGLLIIHHCSAPRVWLRSEVSLLSQLAGQIAIGIQQAELYQEIQNFNSTLERQVHIRTLQLQQSLAFEATLKRISDKVRDSLDSHQILQIAVKELATAIEAKACDAALYSPDRLTSTIHYQYVQPGLPATQGQQIQLEHAPEIYAQLQQGYCFAFCQMQVSPIPYHSAIFVCPIVDGQLQQAGIIGHLWVFKAIGSSFSEMEINLVQQVANQCAIALRQAQLYEAAQAQVKELQRLNQLKDDFLNTISHELRTPISSIQMVTNLLITLTNQEETFVREICDFKEQNNKAIHYLKVLQEESERELNLIEDLLSLQHIEAGVYASQPTPIDLRDWLPHAIESFEIRARNQQQTLQVEIAPDFPILTVDLHSFSRIVTELLNNACKYTPPRETISIYAYTKTDHFYLNIVNTGVEIAPEELPRVFDKFYRIPNKDPWKHSGTGLGLALVKKLVEQMRGTIAVQSANNATQFIIRLPLFIE